The segment cacttcatcaaaacgaagattccaactccgagaagcttgctttagtccatagatggacttttgcagcttgcaaatcttcccagcatttttcggattgacaaaaccttcaggctgtgtcatgtacacatcctcacttaggtttccattaaggaaagccgttttgacatccatttgccatatctcatagtcgaaatatgcagcaattgctaggagaatccgaatagactttagcattgcgacgggcgaaaacgtttcatcataatcaacaccttgaatttgcctgaaacctttcgccaccaatcgtgccttatagatgtgaacatttccatcaacgtctatctttttcttaaaaacccatttacactcgatagttttcacaccatcaggtggatcgaccaagttccaaacttggttttctctcatggattctaactcggatctcatggctccaagccatttttcggagtctggtcccaccattgcttccgagtaagtcttaggttcatcattgtccaacaataatatgtcacgctgccccgtggttaggaacataaaccgctcgggtgcacgactgaacctttccgaccgacgtggggctggtgtctcgacaacaggttctgcaacatcttgcataccgagttgtggttcaataggagctgaaacactttcaagtggttcccgaatttcttcgagttgcaccgtgctcccactaactctcttcgcgagaaactctttctcaagaaagacaccattccgggcgacaaacactttgccttcttcccggttatagaaataatatcctttggtttccctaggataccccacaaagaagcatttatcagatttgggagtgagcttatcagacgacaaacgttttacataagcctcacaaccccatatcttaagaaaagacaatccgggacgcttcccggtccatatctcatatggtgtcctctctacagccttagatggaaccctgtttaacgtgaaagcagcagtttctagagcgtatccccagaaggacaatggaagatcagattggctcatcatcgaccggaccatgtctaacaaagttcggttcctccgctcggacaccccattccattgtggcgtgcccggtggagtcaattgtggaacgattccacattgccttagatgatcaccaaattcatggctcaaatattcacctccacgatctgatcgcagaaatttaattgtcttgcctatatgattttgtacttcattctggaactccttgaacttttcaaaggattcagacttgtgcctcattaggtagatgtaaccatatctactaaagtcatcggtgaaagtaataaAATACTGAAAatcacctctagctgtagaactcatcggtccacatacatctgtatgtactagggccaataattcatttgtcctctcacttcgaccagtgaaaggcgtcttagtcatcttgccaagtaaacaagactcgcatgtatcaaatgattcgaaatcaaatgaatgtagaagaccatctttatggagcttctgcatacgcttctcatttatatgacctaatcgacaatgccaaacaaaagtgggattcaaatcattaagccgaggcttctttgtatcaatgttatagatagttatatcctcaagatccaatatatataatccatttactaatggacaattaccatagagcataccattcaaaaatatcgaacaacacttgttctttattatgaattcataaccgtcttcttccaaacatgaagaagagataatgtttttgcccaaggcaggaatataataacaattatttaattccaaaactaatcctgagggtagcgataaggagtaaatgccaacggccaacgcagcaacttttgcaccattgccgacgcgagcatccagttcgcctcttgcacacttcctagtccttttcagtccctgcaacgatttgcaagtatgaatcattgatccggtatcaaatacccatgaatcatcaggacgagtagcaagattaatttcaataacatttatacctgaagatgaagtcttacttcccttcttctttttgagttcttccaagtacaatttgcagttcctccgccaatgaccagtcttatggcagtggtggcaagtgtcagaagcggcagggccagccttgggctttccaacaggtttaggcttagaactcgagatctcatccgaagttttagccttgtccttgcgctttctcttcttgctatccttttgaaccatcatcacatgactagagctcttcttaatgctttcctcaacagtttttagcatcccatgcaattcagccatgcttttctccatgctgttcatatgaaagttcaaaatgaacggctcgaagctcgcagggagcgactggagaattacatccgtagccaactcagggctaaggggaaaaccaagtttttccaggctttcaatgtaaccaatcattttgatcacatgaggactgactggactgccttctgttaacctgcacgcaaacaaggactttgaggtgttgtacctctcggcccgagcttggttctcaaacatgcctcggagttccacaatcatatcatgggcatccctgttctcatattgcttctgaagctcagaggacatacaggcaagcatgaggcagctaacatccagtgaatcgttggtgtgcttctcataagccctccgatccgcggcaggagcattatcagctggttcatcaggataggggacctctagaacatattcctttttctcttgtttgagaacaattctcagatttctataccaatcaataaagtttgttccagaaagcttctctttttcaagaatcgatcgcaaattaaaactggaagtgttactagcggccggtgccatgatctacaacagaaaatgcaggttcagcactatgcctatgtgaatcttctattaaacaatttaacaaaagatactccactatatgtgttttccctctaacaacatatagaggatcaagatccatattcaactaagttctagtgagctttggcatcactgctagaaacttagtgacataggtaagtaacgccttgctaatcacatccctatgtgactcttgtttgctgggtggcatcgaatgccccggcgcccaacatcatgccccaaagcccaaaaccgttttgatagctttatcaagtaaaccaatactatgcgtgtggatgtccgacatccactctaactggttaagataaatgatggcaccctgctttggcagacctaccacacaatgatcaaaacctttgtaggtgcagctattggaagggcatcaattactcttgatttttctgagggaaactactctatcatgaaaatcatatccaccacata is part of the Phragmites australis chromosome 12, lpPhrAust1.1, whole genome shotgun sequence genome and harbors:
- the LOC133886133 gene encoding uncharacterized protein LOC133886133 is translated as MIVELRGMFENQARAERYNTSKSLFACRLTEGSPVSPHVIKMIGYIESLEKLGFPLSPELATDVILQSLPASFEPFILNFHMNSMEKSMAELHGMLKTVEESIKKSSSHVMMVQKDSKKRKRKDKAKTSDEISSSKPKPVGKPKAGPAASDTCHHCHKTGHWRRNCKLYLEELKKKKGSKTSSSGTEKD